The Choristoneura fumiferana chromosome 11, NRCan_CFum_1, whole genome shotgun sequence genome includes a region encoding these proteins:
- the LOC141432849 gene encoding uncharacterized protein: protein MDSQKEKESSERRPLNIKPPGEFSFEAADWKKWRSRFTRYMLLSGNEKGTDDEKLNVLIYCMGEKAEDVIKRFPRKLNYEETLKSFEEVFTPKKNIVYERFKFNSRKQREDENIDSFITDLFGLAETCEYDTLKEGLIRDRLIVGMRDAEASERLLLNEKLDLKEAIRMAKQAEIQKEDNKLLREEGQIHRIKSKQESFKKNDKCWFCGYERHSRDKCPAVNIKCKSCGRTGHYAKMCRSKSLKRLEEEEEEVVFKEQT, encoded by the exons ATGGACAGtcagaaagaaaaagaaagttcGGAGCGGAGGCCGCTCAATATTAAACCACCAGGCGAGTTTTCTTTCGAAGCGGCGGATTGGAAAAAATGGCGGAGTAGATTTACTCGCTATATGTTATTGTCGGGGAACGAAAAAGGAACTGATGATGAGAAACTGAACGTTCTAATATACTGCATGGGCGAAAAAGCAGAGGACGTAATAAAGAGGTTTCCAAGAAAACTAAACTACGAAGAAACTCTCAAAAGTTTTGAAGAGGTATTCACCCCAAAAAAGAACATTGTGTACGaaagatttaaatttaatagcAGAAAGCAGAGAGAAGACGAAAACATCGACTCTTTCATCACAGATTTATTTGGATTAGCAGAAACATGCGAATACGATACACTCAAAGAGGGACTAATAAGGGATCGACTCATTGTGGGAATGAGAGACGCAGAAGCTAGCGAACGGCTTTTACTAAATGAAAAGCTGGACTTAAAAGAGGCAATCAGGATGGCAAAGCAAGCTGAAATTCAAAAGGAGGATAATAAACTACTAAGGGAAGAAGGACAAATACACAGGATTAAATCCAAGCAAGAATCTTTCAAGAAAAACGACAAATGCTGGTTTTGTGGATATGAAAGACACTCTCGTGACAAATGTCCGGCAGTTAATATCAAATGCAAAAGTTGTGGGCGGACAGGACACTATGCGAAAATGTGCAGGTCAAAGAGTTTGAAGAGattagaagaagaagaagaagaagttgtGTTTAAG GAGCAGACGTAA
- the LOC141432851 gene encoding protein anoxia up-regulated-like isoform X2 — protein MVYESDFYTTRRPYRPSSTYSSLTTPRHYVVVDRDPLPRRAEEQYSYSYSSSSERSGAGGLPQRSSYSTSTERRTGSGPGGYSYSTERSSSLGGPGGYSYSSTTSGRLPYGTTYRHYSHRV, from the exons ATGGTTTACGAAAGTGACTTTTACACCACCCGCCGCCCCTACAGGCCGTCGTCCACCTACAGCAGCCTGACG ACGCCGCGACACTACGTGGTGGTGGACCGCGACCCGCTTCCACGCCGCGCCGAGGAGCAGTACTCTTACTCGTACTCGAGTTCATCGGAGCGTTCCGGCGCCGGCGGCTTGCCCCAGCGGAGCTCCTACTCCACGTCAACGGAGCGCCGCACTGGCAGCGGCCCCGGCGGGTACAGCTACTCTACGGAGCGCAGCAGCAGCCTGGGAGGCCCCGGAGGCTACTCCTACTCGTCGACCACCAGCGGCCGCCTGCCCTACGGCACCACCTACCGTCACTACTCGCACCGCGTCTAG
- the LOC141432851 gene encoding uncharacterized protein CG45078-like isoform X1, with protein MVYESDFYTTRRPYRPSSTYSSLTRPTIGDWEKVPYVPRPSLVPDPVTAFGRHARAGARPSILDPVARAAIAPAPESRLRELAPYVSPREQTRARVLATVGQRERAFEADPLGTPRDHMDVALAHAHGSPLHAPRRHVYYSNYASY; from the exons ATGGTTTACGAAAGTGACTTTTACACCACCCGCCGCCCCTACAGGCCGTCGTCCACCTACAGCAGCCTGACG CGGCCGACGATCGGGGACTGGGAGAAGGTGCCGTACGTACCGCGGCCGAGTCTGGTACCGGACCCGGTGACGGCGTTCGGGCGGCACGCGCGCGCCGGAGCGCGGCCCAGCATCCTGGACCCGGTGGCGCGCGCGGCCATCGCGCCGGCGCCCGAGAGCCGGCTGCGGGAGCTAGCGCCGTACGTGTCGCCGCGCGAGCAGACGCGCGCGCGCGTGCTGGCCACCGTGGGGCAGCGCGAGCGCGCGTTCGAGGCCGACCCGCTGGGCACGCCGCGCGACCACATGGACGTGGCGCTGGCGCACGCGCACGGCTCCCCGCTGCACGCGCCGCGCAGACACGTCTACTACTCTAACTACGCGTCCTACTGA